A stretch of Lathyrus oleraceus cultivar Zhongwan6 chromosome 6, CAAS_Psat_ZW6_1.0, whole genome shotgun sequence DNA encodes these proteins:
- the LOC127095702 gene encoding uncharacterized protein LOC127095702 has translation MTFPRSHFQGTHDSEAGPSRITHVNNVAPDRNCTSPNQQNITSQSDTDDMDVDEALEDAVISYVNMDARENGALSRRPQESGHAFRAKHNIARNFKNNMMMAKARLPHPFTCRHCNARLFHHESRDTCCNGGNVSFSRVDAPIVLQQLFLDSSAEGKHFRQHIRSYNHVVSFTSIGVHVDENILASGRGIYTFRAQGVFYHNIGGFYPNEGVRPRFLQLYIYDTDNELHNRMQENPRLHQNIVHKLQKMLHQFNPFVIRFKQLSILPNISECSLILKERPRNHHQYNLPTAEQVAAIIVGCDTDSMDYGRDINVIRCDGNLKKVQETKGYYDPLQYPVLFPFGTHGWDINTTNCNGRRVSCRAYYSYMLQIRPNDQSMLLNAGRLLQQYVVDNYVKIESGRLRWIKEHQSDIRSELYQGLHDALHVGETNAENIGKRTILPSSFIGSRRDMTQRYEDGMAIVLNGGKPDIFLTMTCNPSWSEITSELLPFQTPQDRPDLLTRIFRSKFEKLKDDVINKGVLGKVKSYMYVTEFQKRGLPHVHMLLVLESNDKLRDPKDYDSMVRAEIPKLECEPQLHEAVVRHMIHGPCGIINRKSPCMKDGHCKKRYPKQFLDETRQGTDSYPEYRRRFDESVSLGRDKSIDNRWVVPYNPWLLLKYDCHINVEICSSIKSIKYLYKYVYKGPDRVAMEVHKGSYMDEVQQYVDARWICAPEALWKIFRFTLYRLYPSVERLQIHLPNRHQVCLYDHQQIADVLNNERNSKTMLTQFFALNLRDPQARKYLYREIPEHYCWNKRDMEWHRRRSTRKVIGRIYTVSPSEGDKFYLRLLLSHVIGPTSWEYLLTNNGMTFSTFKKSAEDRGFLETDHSIRDCLVEATSLRMPYALRRLFVTILIFCEPTDVRGLWNEFFTHMVEDYQTANNVVESNLTNMLLKNLNELLNLHGKKIDDYDLPSLPPNTIDRGAVPSIIQEELAINIPNEDIESIAKLNNDQMIAFNTIMNVIVQKHSGVFLLMVQEEQVKHSFIEH, from the exons ATGACTTTTCCAAGATCACACTTTCAAGGAACTCATGACAGTGAAGCCGGTCCAAGTAGAATTACACATGTTAATAATGTTGCACCTG ATCGTAATTGTACATCACCTAATCAACAAAACATCACGAGTCAATCCGATACAG ATGATATGGATGTTGACGAAGCTTTAGAGGATGCAGTAATATCATATGTTAACATGGATGCCAGAGAAAATGGTGCATTATCACGTCGTCCTCAAG AATCAGGACATGCTTTTCGAGCAAAGCACAATATTGCTcgaaatttcaaaaataatatGATGATGGCAAAAGCCCGGTTGCCTCATCCATTTACCTGTAGACACTGCAATGCAAGATTGTTTCATCATGAATCACGTGATACGTGTTGTAATGGTGGAAATGTATCATTCTCACGAGTTGATGCTCCTATAGTATTGCAACAATTATTTTTGGATAGTTCAGCTGAAGGAAAACATTTTAGGCAACATATTCGAAGTTATAACCATGTGGTTTCATTCACTTCAATTGGTGTTCATGTTGATGAGAATATTCTTGCATCTGGTCGTGGTATATACACATTTCGTGCTCAAGGTGTTTTTTACCATAACATAGGAGGTTTCTATCCAAATGAGGGTGTCAGACCGCGTTTCTTACAACTATACATCTACGACACCGATAACGAGCTACATAATAGAATGCAGGAAAATCCACGGCTGCACCAAAATATAGTTCACAAATTACAGAAAATGCTCCATCAGTTTAATCCTTTTGTAATTAGGTTCAAGCAACTTTCAATACTTCCAAATATCAGTGAATGTAGCCTCATACTTAAAGAGCGTCCACGTAATCACCATCAATACAATCTTCCAACTGCTGAACAAGTTGCGGCAATTATTGTTGGATGTGATACAGATTCGATGGATTATGGAAGGGATATTAATGTCATTCGTTGTGATGGAAATCTCAAGAAAGTTCAAGAGACAAAGGGATATTATGATCCTTTGCAATACCCTGTATTGTTTCCATTTGGGACGCATGGTTGGGACATCAACACAACAAATTGCAATGGACGAAGAGTGTCATGTCGAGCATATTACAGTTACATGCTTCAG ATTCGCCCAAATGATCAATCAATGTTGTTAAATGCGGGTCGACTGTTGCAACAATATGTTGTAGACAAttatgtcaaaattgaatcagGAAGATTAAGGTGGATTAAAGAGCACCAAAGTGATATACGTTCTGAATTGTACCAAGGTTTACATGATGCTTTGCATGTTGGTGAAACTAATGCAG AGAACATTGGAAAAAGAACAATATTGCCATCATCATTTATTGGCAGTCGTCGAGACATGACACAACGTTATGAAGATGGCATGGCTATTGTTCTTAATGGCGGTAAACCAGATATTTTTCTAACAATGACATGCAATCCTTCTTGGAGTGAGATAACATCAGAACTTTTGCCTTTTCAAACACCACAAGATCGTCCAGATTTGCTAACAAGAATATTTCGTTCGAAATTTGAGAAATTGAAGGATGATGTTATTAATAAAGGAGTCTTGGGTAAAGTTAAAAGCTACATGTATGTCACTGAATTTCAAAAGCGAGGACTGCCGCATGTGCATATGTTATTGGTCTTAGAAAGTAACGATAAGTTGCGTGACCCAAAAGATTATGATAGTATGGTAAGAGCAGAAATACCTAAATTAGAATGTGAACCACAGTTGCATGAAGCTGTTGTAAGACATATGATCCACGGACCTTGCGGCATAATCAACCGAAAGTCTCCATGTATGAAAGACGGACATTGTAAAAAAAGGTATCCCAAACAGTTCTTGGATGAAACACGTCAAGGCACTGACTCATATCCCGAGTATAGGAGAAGGTTTGATGAGTCTGTATCGTTAGGTAGAGATAAGTCTATCGATAATAGATGGGTGGTTCCTTATAACCCTTGGTTACTGTTAAAGTATGACTGTCACATCAATGTAGAGATTTGCAGTAGCATTAAAAGTATCAAGTATCTATACAAATATGTGTACAAGGGCCCTGATCGTGTGGCTATGGAGGTTCATAAAGGATCATACATGGATGAAGTTCAGCAATATGTTGATGCAAGATGGATTTGTGCTCCCGAGGCATTATGGAAAATATTTCGATTCACTCTTTACCGATTATATCCTTCGGTTGAAAGATTGCAGATCCACTTGCCGAACCGCCATCAAGTGTGCCTTTATGATCATCAACAAATTGCAGATGTGTTAAATAATGAACGCAACTCCAAAACAATGCTCACACAATTTTTTGCATTGAATCTACGAGATCCACAAGCAAGAAAGTATTTGTATAGAGAGATTCCAGAGCATTATTGTTGGAACAAGCGGGATATGGAATGGCATCGTAGGCGATCAACAAGAAAAGTTATCGGGAGAATCTATACGGTATCACCTTCGGAGGGAGATAAGTTTTACTTGCGACTGTTGTTATCGCATGTCATAGGTCCAACCAGTTGGGAATATCTTCTTACAAATAATGGCATGACTTTCAGTACATTCAAAAAATCAGCCGAGGATAGGGGATTTCTAGAGACTGATCATAGTATTCGTGATTGTTTGGTTGAGGCTACGAGTCTCCGAATGCCATATGCTTTACGAAGGTTATTCGTGACGATTTTAATATTTTGTGAACCTACTGATGTTAGAGGCCTTTGGAATGAGTTTTTTACACATATGGTAGAGGATTATCAAACAGCTAACAATGTTGTGGAATCAAACTTAACTAATATGTTGTTGAAGAACTTGAATGAACTTTTAAACCTGCACGGTAAAAAGATTGATGATTATGATCTCCCATCTTTACCCCCTAATACAATAGACAGAGGTGCAGTTCCAAGTATCATACAAGAGGAGTTAGCGATCAATATCCCCAATGAAGATATTGAATCTATTGCTAAGTTAAATAATGATCAAATGATTGCATTCAACACCATTATGAATGTAATTGTTCAAAAACACAGTGGGGTATTTTTGTTGATGGTCCAGGAGGAACAGGTAAAACATTCCTTTATAGAACATTAA